From Lytechinus variegatus isolate NC3 chromosome 16, Lvar_3.0, whole genome shotgun sequence, the proteins below share one genomic window:
- the LOC121429778 gene encoding protein CREG1-like, with protein MGHWSFVALMLGCCLSVVLSDNQSQQSNAIRLPGSQPFSKSTRPPFYDKARRARYIVHKANWTVIATFSTKPELVGRSFPAPASISDGPVGKSSGTPYFYLAAIDSIMHDVAKNPNVTLSFSEAAFSDIAECAVTSTSDPESPLCARLMLFGQLVNVTDPKETSFAKEALFSRHPLMPTWPKDHDFGFKKLIVTDVWILDFYGGGSSVSVDDYYNALP; from the exons ATGGGTCATTGGTCATTCGTTGCTTTGATGTTGGGCTGCTGCCTCTCTGTGGTCTTATCTGATAATCAAAGTCAGCAAAGCAACGCTATCAGACTGCCAGGCTCACAG CCATTCAGTAAATCAACAAGACCCCCGTTTTATGATAAGGCTCGACGAGCAAGGTACATTGTACATAAG GCCAACTGGACTGTCATAGCGACATTCTCCACCAAGCCCGAGCTCGTGGGACGTTCCTTCCCAGCTCCTGCATCCATCTCGGACGGTCCCGTCGGCAAGAGCTCCGGGACTCCTTACTTCTACCTGGCAGCGATTGATAGTATCATGCATGATGTCGCTAAGAACCCCAATGTGACGTTGAGTTTCAGTGAAGCTGCATTCAGTGATATCGCAGAGTGTGCTGTAACGTCTACCTCAGATCCTGAGAGCCCTCTTTGTGCAAGGTTGATGCTCTTTG GTCAACTGGTTAACGTCACTGACCCAAAGGAAACGAGCTTTGCAAAGGAGGCGCTCTTCTCTCGGCATCCTCTCATGCCCACCTGGCCAAAAGATCACGACTTTGGTTTCAAGAAACTGATCGTCACTGATGTCTGGATCTTGGACTTCTATGGCGGCGGATCATCTGTCTCTGTTGATGACTACTATAATGCTCTTCCTTGA